A genome region from Bufo gargarizans isolate SCDJY-AF-19 chromosome 2, ASM1485885v1, whole genome shotgun sequence includes the following:
- the PBDC1 gene encoding protein PBDC1, translated as MAAPGELGGLGSLGAAGALSVAEALSLPAESYGNDPNVEMIWAMKAYQHAEVYFNLISSVDPRLLKLTRLDDEIYTAFRAEFPDLRIDVIDPEDLKSPAAKEKWRPFCMQFENQVEDFNYGTLLRLDSSKEYAEENTIFSTRIQFFAIEIARNREGCNEVIYNHRQKEAAK; from the exons ATGGCGGCTCCGGGAGAGTTGGGTGGCTTGGGTTCACTG GGAGCGGCCGGAGCGCTGTCCGTGGCGGAGGCGCTGTCTCTTCCAGCAGAGTCGTACGGCAATGAT CCCAATGTGGAGATGATCTGGGCCATGAAGGCCTATCAGCATGCAGAGGTGTACTTCAAT CTTATCTCCTCTGTTGACCCTCGCCTCCTAAAACTGACCCGGTTAGATGACGAGATCTACACGGCCTTCCGAGCAGAATTTCCAGATCTTCGTATTGATGTCATCGATCCTGAAGATCTGAAGTCTCCAGCAGCCAAAGAG AAGTGGCGgcctttctgcatgcagtttgagAATCAGGTGGAAGATTTCAACTacggaaccttgttaagattggACAGCAGCAAGGAGTACGCGGAGGAGAATACCATCTTCT CTACCCGAATCCAATTTTTTGCTATAGAAATTGCACGGAACAGAGAAGGATGTAACGAGGTCATTTACAATCACAGACAAAAAGAAGCTGCAAAGTAA